GGGGGAGGGGACCCGGCTGGCTGGAATGGAGGCTGCGGCTGCGGCGTGAACGCAGGAGCCAGGGCTTCCAGGGCCGCCAGACCGGCACGTGCAATTTCGTCATCGCGCCCTGGCGCATTGCCTCCGCTGATCCCTATGCCCCCTATGGTGGCCCCGCCAAGGCGAATCGGCCAGCCACCCGCTGCCATGATAAAGCGCCCCTGGGTCATCTCCGCCAGGCTGGAGGCAAAACCCGGAATGGCCGACCCCCACTGCGCTACAGCATCCGTCGGCTGGTTGAACATCACTGCCGTGGTGGCCTTGGCAATGCTGATGTTGGCCGTGGCCCAGCCATACGGAGCCATCATGCGCTCAAACAAAACGAGATGCCCACCAGCATCGACTATGGCGATGCTGACAGGACTGCGTAATTCTCTGGCGCGCTGCTTGCATGCTTCTGCGATTCGGCGCGCAATCTCAACTGACATGCTCACGCGGTTTGCTCCTCCTTGACACCAGCAGGCCGGCTCTCTTCGCTCGCCAGCAGCCCCCGCTTCCAGTATATCCTCTGGTGCCTATTCTGCTGCTTCAGCCGGGACCATCCCCAGTGTCCATTGCATTGCGTTCATTGTATCGCACTCGTTTAGACGGCGCAATAGATAGAAATTTACGGCTCCTTTGCCGCGCCACATACTTTCTCCGGCGTCGCTCTCTGGCTCAAGGCGCCGGACAGCGCCTTGACCAGTCTTGCTATAGTTGCTATACTAAAGCAAGTTTGTCCCTTAGTTTTATCTGCCTACGGAGATAGCAGCTGGCATGCACTTGGGCCTTCAGGTACCTGATTTCACCTGGCCCATTGAACAGGGTGCTCTCGGCGATACGTTTGCCTTGTGATTGCAGAACGAGCCGAGCGCGCCGGCCTCTCCAGTCTCTGGGTCATGGACCACTTCTTTCAGATTCCGGTGGTGGGGCCAGCCGAGCATGAGATGCTGGAGGGCTGGTCGGCTCTGGCTTTCGCCGCCGGTCGGACAAACTGCATCCGCCTGGGGACGCTGGTCACCGGCGTGACCTACCGCCATCCCGGTCTTCTGGTGAAGACAGCTACGACGCTGGATGTGCTTTCGCACGGGCGCAGCTACTTCGGGATCGGTGCCGCCTGGAATGAGGAAGAGCATCGCGGCCTGGGGGTGCCTTTCCCACCGCTGGCCGAGCGCTTCGAGCGCCTGGAGGAAACGCTGCAGATCGCACTCCAGATGTGGGCCGGCGACGAGCGTCCCTTTCAGGGCAAGCACTACCAGCTCGAACGCCCCTTGAATTCGCCGCGCCCAGTCCAGCAGCCTCACCCGCCAATCCTGATCGGCGGCGGCGGTGAGCGCAAGACACTGCGCCTGGTGGCTCGCTACGCCGATGCCTGCAATCTGTTCGCCTCTGGCGGCAGAGAGCAGCTACAGCATAAGCTGGAGGTGCTGCACGAGCACTGCGAGGCCATTGGCCGCCCTTATGAGCAGATCGAGAAGACGACGCTGAGCAGCCTGCGCCTGTCTCGCGATGGGCGCGCCGGCTCGCTGTCACCCGCCGCTGCCGTGGACTTCTTCGGCGGCTTGGCCGAGCTGGGCATCGATCAGGCAATCTTTAGCCTCCCCAATGTCCACGAGCTGGAGCCATTTGAGCTGCTGGCCACCGAGATTGTGCCCCAGGTAGAGAAAATTGCGGTGGCCGGTCGCTGACAGCGGAGCGGAGAGGCTCTTGCTCAGGCGGTGGCCTGGCTGGCCTGCGCAGACGGGCCCGCTATCCTGATGGTGATTGAGCACCTGGGTGGGCCACCACAGGCCAGAGGAGAGAGGTAGCGCTCTTATGAGCAAGCGCACTGTGCTGACTGAAGAGGAGCAGCGCTTTGTACTTGGGCAGCGGGTGGCGCGCCTGGCTACAGCAGATGTGGCGGGCCATCCCCACCTCGTGCCGGTCTGCTACGCCTTCGATGGACGATGCTTCTATACGCCGCTCGATGAGAAGCCGAAGCGGGTGGCCGTGACGGAGCTGCGTCGTGTGCGCAATATCGAGGCGCGGCACGAGGCAGCTCTCTTAATCGATCACTACGAGGATGACTGGTCACGCCTCGGGTACGTGCTGGTCGAGGGGGAGGCTCAGCTGTTGCCGCCGGGCGACGAGCGGCAGCAACAGGCTGTGGCTCTGTTGCGCACGCGCTATCCCCAGTATCAGCGCATGGCGCTAGAGCGGTTGCCGGTGATTATGCTGACGCCACGGGCGGTGACTTCCTGGGGGCCGGCGCTGGCTCCAGCCCGCAGCTCTCCCAGGCCAGAGCAACCCTGAGCTGAGAACGGGCAGCCCGCTCGCTCTCAGGAAGTCGGGCGGTCGGCATGAGCAACGGGCAGCGTGAAAAAGAAGGTGCTGCCCTGGCCGACCGCGCTCTCGGCAAAGATGCGTCCGCCGTGGGCCTCGACGATGTGGCGAGCAATGGCCAGACCCAGACCGCTACCGCCACCGCCCGCTCCCACATGATCGAACTTGGAGCGCGAGCGATCGACCTTGTAGAAGCGTTCGAAGATGCGCGGCAGGTCCTCGGGGCGAATGCCAACCCCCGTATCGCGCACAAAGAAGCGCTGGCTGCGCCCATCCGGCTCAGCCACGGTGCCAACAACGACTTCGCCGCCCGAGGGCGTGAACTTGATGGCGTTGTGAATGAGATTAACGAGCACACGCCCGATCTGCTTACTGTCAGCAGCCACCAACACCTGCCCATCGCGAATCTCGGTCCGCAGTCTGACCCGATGGCGCTGGGCTTGAGGCAGCAGACGAGCCATGCCCTCACGCACCAGCTGCTGGGCCTCGACCGGCTCGATGACCATCGGTAGCTGGCCCGATTCGATGCGCGATAGCTCCAGAAGCTCGGAGACGAGCGAGGTCAGATACTGGACCTCTTTCTCGATGCGCTCAACAAAGACCTGCGCCTGCTCAGGGTCCGTCTCAATGGTGTCCTCCAGAGTCTCGGCCAGCAGCCGCACAGAAGCAAGCGGGGTGCGGAGCTCGTGCGAGATGTTGGCGACGAAGTCGCGGCGGACGCGCTCCAGGCGCCGCAGCTCGGTAAGGTCCTCGATGGCCACGGCAAAATAGCGGTACTCAGGCAGCCGCTTCTGGCCCGCCGACGGCTTGTGATGTTCCAGGGGGGTGACAGAGACTTTCCAGCAGGGACCAGCGGGACCTTCGTTGAATTCAGCGCTCTGAGGCCGCTGACTGGCTATACTCTCGCGCACCAGCTGGATCATGGCGGCGCTGCTGATGAGTTGATCAAGACGGGCTTTGTGCAGCGGCTCCGTCGCACCAAAGAGGCTGCCGACATGGCGGTTGTAATAGCGGATGGTCAGCGCGCGATCGATGACGAGCACCGGCCAGGGTGCAGCCTCTAGCAGCTGCAGGAAGAAGTGACGATAGTTGATGCCTGTTGCCTTCTCGGCTGTTGTGCGCTCTGTCAAGGCTGTTTCCTCGCTTCGCAGCATCGCCAAACCAATCAACCACCAGGGATGACTGGGCTGCGGGCCTCCCTGGTCTCGCCCTTCGTCTGTCTGTCTGTCTGTCTGTCTGTCTGCTTGTCTGCCTCTACTCCAGGTCCCCTGGTGCCTCAGCCTGTCTTACGCGGAAGGCTGATCAGCTCCGTCCGCGCCCGTCCTGCTCTCACTCGCTGGGACCGGTCTGGTAGCCACATGCACGGCCACGATGCCGCCGTTCAGGCGATGAAAGTGCACCTCGCTCCAGCCCACCTCTTCCATAATGGCCTTGAGCGTCGGTGCGTCGGGGAAGTGGGTCAGCG
The sequence above is a segment of the Thermogemmatispora onikobensis genome. Coding sequences within it:
- a CDS encoding GlcG/HbpS family heme-binding protein; protein product: MSVEIARRIAEACKQRARELRSPVSIAIVDAGGHLVLFERMMAPYGWATANISIAKATTAVMFNQPTDAVAQWGSAIPGFASSLAEMTQGRFIMAAGGWPIRLGGATIGGIGISGGNAPGRDDEIARAGLAALEALAPAFTPQPQPPFQPAGSPPPAQAFLQPSLAYPASAPSSTNALQELAGAANAADYALQEQPATPRAANESEPSGQRSEQIPQSDEANATLRKHLAGGPS
- a CDS encoding LLM class F420-dependent oxidoreductase, translating into MIAERAERAGLSSLWVMDHFFQIPVVGPAEHEMLEGWSALAFAAGRTNCIRLGTLVTGVTYRHPGLLVKTATTLDVLSHGRSYFGIGAAWNEEEHRGLGVPFPPLAERFERLEETLQIALQMWAGDERPFQGKHYQLERPLNSPRPVQQPHPPILIGGGGERKTLRLVARYADACNLFASGGREQLQHKLEVLHEHCEAIGRPYEQIEKTTLSSLRLSRDGRAGSLSPAAAVDFFGGLAELGIDQAIFSLPNVHELEPFELLATEIVPQVEKIAVAGR
- a CDS encoding TIGR03668 family PPOX class F420-dependent oxidoreductase; amino-acid sequence: MSKRTVLTEEEQRFVLGQRVARLATADVAGHPHLVPVCYAFDGRCFYTPLDEKPKRVAVTELRRVRNIEARHEAALLIDHYEDDWSRLGYVLVEGEAQLLPPGDERQQQAVALLRTRYPQYQRMALERLPVIMLTPRAVTSWGPALAPARSSPRPEQP
- a CDS encoding sensor histidine kinase, yielding MTERTTAEKATGINYRHFFLQLLEAAPWPVLVIDRALTIRYYNRHVGSLFGATEPLHKARLDQLISSAAMIQLVRESIASQRPQSAEFNEGPAGPCWKVSVTPLEHHKPSAGQKRLPEYRYFAVAIEDLTELRRLERVRRDFVANISHELRTPLASVRLLAETLEDTIETDPEQAQVFVERIEKEVQYLTSLVSELLELSRIESGQLPMVIEPVEAQQLVREGMARLLPQAQRHRVRLRTEIRDGQVLVAADSKQIGRVLVNLIHNAIKFTPSGGEVVVGTVAEPDGRSQRFFVRDTGVGIRPEDLPRIFERFYKVDRSRSKFDHVGAGGGGSGLGLAIARHIVEAHGGRIFAESAVGQGSTFFFTLPVAHADRPTS